In one Bosea sp. RAC05 genomic region, the following are encoded:
- a CDS encoding malate/lactate/ureidoglycolate dehydrogenase, with protein MAYRTHSPQSLRALVQDMIVAAGWSAEAAAETAAHLVLANLSGHDSHGVGMLPLYFQSLADGNLSPASRPQARLDAAPFLIIDGAVALGQPTARNAVEQAAAMANTGGVAILNLLDAHHIGRIGHYAEAAAAQGLISLFWVNVAGRPPIVAPHGAREARFGTNPHAIGIPVPGGDPIILDFATSRMAHGKARVALNKGVAVPPGFIIDGEGRPTTEPRHVFPHALAQGEALGALLPFGDHKGAGLSLIAELLSAGLMGAARIDQKPAKSWIINSLFGILIDPARLEPDEALRRERIESYLAFVRAAKPQDESQPVLTPGESERATRIARARDGIPLDDETWSQIRAAAAAHGIDAERY; from the coding sequence ATGGCTTACCGCACCCACAGCCCGCAATCGCTGCGCGCCCTCGTCCAGGACATGATCGTCGCCGCCGGCTGGAGCGCGGAGGCCGCGGCCGAGACCGCCGCACATCTGGTGCTGGCCAACCTGAGCGGCCATGACAGCCACGGCGTCGGCATGCTGCCGCTCTATTTCCAGTCGCTCGCGGACGGGAACCTGTCGCCGGCCTCACGGCCACAGGCGCGCCTCGACGCGGCACCCTTCCTGATCATCGACGGCGCGGTGGCGCTCGGCCAACCGACAGCCCGCAACGCCGTCGAGCAGGCGGCCGCGATGGCGAATACCGGCGGTGTCGCGATCCTGAACCTGCTCGACGCCCACCATATCGGCCGCATCGGCCATTATGCCGAGGCCGCGGCCGCGCAGGGGCTGATCTCGCTGTTCTGGGTCAATGTCGCCGGCCGCCCGCCGATCGTCGCGCCGCACGGCGCCAGGGAAGCGCGCTTCGGCACCAATCCGCATGCGATCGGCATTCCCGTCCCGGGCGGTGACCCGATCATCCTGGATTTCGCCACCAGCCGGATGGCGCATGGCAAGGCCCGCGTCGCGCTCAACAAGGGCGTCGCCGTGCCGCCCGGCTTCATCATCGATGGCGAGGGCCGCCCGACGACGGAGCCCCGCCACGTCTTCCCGCATGCGCTCGCGCAGGGCGAGGCGCTGGGCGCGCTGCTGCCCTTCGGCGACCACAAGGGCGCCGGCCTGTCGCTCATCGCCGAACTGCTCTCGGCCGGGCTGATGGGCGCGGCCCGCATCGACCAGAAGCCGGCGAAGAGCTGGATCATCAATTCGCTGTTCGGCATCCTGATCGATCCCGCGAGGCTGGAGCCCGACGAGGCGCTGCGGCGCGAGCGGATCGAGAGCTATCTCGCCTTCGTCCGTGCGGCGAAGCCGCAGGACGAGAGCCAGCCCGTCCTGACGCCGGGCGAGAGCGAGCGTGCAACCCGAATCGCCCGCGCGCGCGACGGCATCCCGCTCGACGATGAGACCTGGTCGCAGATCCGGGCGGCGGCAGCGGCCCATGGGATCGACGCCGAGCGCTACTGA
- a CDS encoding DEAD/DEAH box helicase gives MSFAELGLSEKVLTAVTTAGYNTPTPIQAQAIPHVLARRDVLGIAQTGTGKTAAFTLPMLTILENGRARARMPRTLILEPTRELAAQVEENFTRYGVNQKLSVALLIGGVSFGDQDAKITRGVDVLIATPGRLLDHVERGKLLLTGVELLVIDEADRMLDMGFIPDIERVCKLVPFTRQTLFFTATMPPEITRISEQFLHNPVRVEVSRPATAATTITQRLIASNGQDFEKRETLRKLINEAKDLQNAIVFCNRKRDVATLHKSLQKHGFPAVSLHGDMDQYARMAALESFRTGEMPILVASDVAARGLDIPAVSHVFNYDVPTHAEDYVHRIGRTGRAGREGASFTIVTKHDEKLVAAIEKLMGQAISWEEGRGLDALPPGAPREDRPGRGGRGDERRGRGGERGRGRPERGPRAEPEAAPRPIRVERPASEDDVVAPRRRGAGDGPTRTKIRGDGAAEAPARGKPRGDAAVAAARPERAPESVAAKPVKATEGRSARPEPRRRDDDDGPKVKGLGDHVPAFLMRPVRVG, from the coding sequence ATGTCATTCGCCGAACTCGGCCTGAGTGAAAAGGTTCTGACTGCCGTCACGACCGCAGGCTACAACACCCCGACCCCGATCCAGGCTCAGGCCATCCCGCATGTGCTGGCCCGCCGTGACGTGCTCGGCATCGCCCAGACCGGCACCGGCAAGACCGCAGCCTTCACGCTGCCGATGCTGACGATCCTCGAGAACGGCCGCGCCCGCGCCCGGATGCCGCGCACGCTGATCCTCGAGCCGACCCGCGAACTCGCCGCCCAGGTCGAGGAAAACTTCACCCGCTACGGCGTCAACCAGAAGCTGTCGGTGGCGCTGCTGATCGGTGGCGTCTCCTTCGGCGACCAGGACGCCAAGATCACGCGCGGCGTCGACGTGCTGATCGCGACTCCGGGCCGGCTGCTCGACCATGTCGAGCGCGGCAAGCTGCTGCTCACCGGCGTCGAGCTGCTCGTCATCGACGAGGCCGACCGCATGCTCGACATGGGCTTCATTCCCGACATCGAGCGTGTCTGCAAGCTGGTGCCGTTCACCCGGCAGACGCTGTTCTTCACCGCGACGATGCCGCCCGAGATCACGCGCATCAGCGAGCAGTTCCTGCACAACCCGGTGCGCGTCGAGGTTTCGCGCCCGGCGACCGCGGCGACCACGATCACGCAGCGGCTGATCGCCTCCAACGGCCAGGATTTCGAGAAGCGCGAGACGCTGCGCAAGCTCATCAACGAAGCCAAGGACCTGCAGAACGCGATCGTCTTCTGCAACCGCAAGCGCGATGTCGCAACGCTTCACAAGTCGCTGCAGAAGCACGGCTTTCCGGCTGTCTCGCTGCATGGCGACATGGACCAGTACGCCCGCATGGCGGCGCTCGAATCCTTCCGGACCGGCGAGATGCCGATCCTGGTCGCCAGCGATGTCGCCGCGCGCGGGCTGGACATTCCCGCTGTCAGCCACGTCTTCAACTACGACGTCCCGACCCATGCGGAGGATTATGTCCACCGCATCGGCCGCACCGGCCGCGCCGGGCGCGAGGGTGCCTCCTTCACCATCGTGACGAAGCATGACGAGAAGCTCGTCGCGGCGATCGAAAAGCTGATGGGCCAGGCGATCTCCTGGGAGGAAGGCCGCGGTCTCGATGCGCTGCCGCCGGGCGCGCCGCGCGAGGATCGACCCGGCCGCGGTGGCCGGGGCGACGAGCGTCGCGGGCGCGGTGGCGAGCGTGGACGCGGCCGTCCCGAGCGCGGCCCGCGGGCAGAGCCGGAAGCGGCCCCTCGCCCGATCCGGGTCGAGCGCCCGGCCTCGGAGGATGATGTCGTGGCACCGCGCCGGCGTGGTGCCGGCGACGGCCCGACACGGACGAAGATCCGCGGCGACGGTGCCGCCGAGGCCCCTGCCCGCGGCAAGCCTCGCGGTGACGCGGCCGTCGCTGCCGCGCGCCCCGAGCGCGCGCCGGAGAGCGTCGCCGCCAAGCCGGTCAAGGCCACGGAGGGCCGGTCTGCGCGCCCCGAGCCGCGCCGCCGCGACGACGATGACGGCCCGAAGGTCAAGGGTTTGGGCGACCATGTTCCCGCGTTTCTGATGCGGCCCGTCCGCGTCGGCTGA
- a CDS encoding alpha/beta fold hydrolase → MIEPLVLIPGLSCDARLYAPQWPALAPGRPILVAQHDRDESLGDIAERLLAVAPARFALCGLSMGGYAAFEVMRRAPERVTRLALLDTSAKPATPETNAPREQMIALAQKGAFDNVTTLLWQRLVAPARLSDEALRLDVRSMAEAVGAEGFVRQQRAIMGRPDSRPGLGAIRVPTLVLVGEEDLITPPSEAREIAAGIGAGARLITLPGCGHLATLEQPEAVTRALLAWLG, encoded by the coding sequence ATGATCGAACCGCTCGTGCTGATCCCGGGGCTGAGTTGCGACGCCCGCCTCTATGCGCCGCAATGGCCCGCATTGGCGCCGGGGCGCCCGATTCTGGTCGCGCAGCATGATCGCGACGAGAGCCTCGGCGACATCGCCGAGCGGCTTCTCGCGGTCGCGCCCGCGCGCTTTGCCCTCTGTGGCCTGTCGATGGGCGGCTATGCCGCTTTCGAGGTGATGCGCCGCGCCCCGGAGCGCGTGACGCGGCTGGCGCTGCTCGACACCAGCGCCAAGCCGGCCACGCCCGAAACCAACGCTCCGCGCGAGCAGATGATCGCGCTGGCGCAGAAGGGCGCCTTCGATAACGTCACGACCCTGCTCTGGCAGCGGCTGGTCGCACCCGCGCGCCTCTCGGACGAGGCCTTGCGCCTGGACGTCCGGTCCATGGCTGAGGCGGTCGGAGCGGAAGGCTTCGTGCGCCAGCAGCGCGCGATCATGGGTCGTCCGGATTCCCGGCCGGGGCTGGGGGCGATCCGCGTTCCGACGCTGGTTCTCGTCGGCGAGGAGGATTTGATCACGCCGCCGTCGGAAGCCCGGGAGATCGCGGCGGGCATCGGCGCCGGCGCGCGCCTGATCACGCTCCCCGGCTGCGGGCATCTCGCGACGCTGGAGCAGCCGGAGGCCGTCACGCGCGCCTTGCTGGCCTGGTTGGGCTGA
- a CDS encoding HesB/IscA family protein, with amino-acid sequence MFSIPGLKVVSLTDAAAARIREIMAQSDGAEPALGLRVGVKKGGCAGMEYTFEVAREAAKGDEVVTEKGATVIVDGKAVLFLLGTELDFRTDRFSSTFVFNNPNQVSACGCGESVEIKPRADAAAH; translated from the coding sequence ATGTTTTCGATACCCGGCCTGAAGGTCGTTTCGCTCACGGATGCCGCTGCGGCGCGGATTCGCGAGATCATGGCGCAGTCGGACGGTGCCGAGCCGGCGCTGGGCCTGCGCGTCGGCGTCAAGAAGGGCGGCTGCGCCGGGATGGAATACACCTTCGAGGTCGCGCGCGAGGCCGCCAAGGGCGACGAGGTCGTCACCGAGAAGGGCGCGACCGTGATCGTCGACGGCAAGGCCGTGCTGTTCCTGCTCGGCACCGAGCTGGATTTCCGCACGGACCGGTTCTCGTCGACCTTCGTCTTCAACAACCCCAACCAGGTCTCGGCCTGCGGCTGCGGCGAATCGGTCGAGATCAAGCCGCGCGCGGACGCCGCCGCCCATTGA
- a CDS encoding MmcQ/YjbR family DNA-binding protein, translated as MTLDGYNAFCAGLPATSSVVQWGGAHVWKVGGKVFAIARTDDGVALSVTFKCSWASFDILKEQPGLRPAPYLASRGMSWIQRLTDETMPDEALEDYLRESHRLVAAGLTKRARAELGLTP; from the coding sequence ATGACGCTGGACGGCTACAACGCCTTCTGCGCCGGCCTGCCGGCCACCAGCAGCGTCGTGCAATGGGGCGGCGCCCATGTCTGGAAGGTCGGCGGCAAGGTCTTCGCCATCGCCCGCACCGATGACGGCGTCGCGCTCTCTGTGACCTTCAAATGCTCCTGGGCGAGCTTCGACATCCTGAAGGAGCAGCCGGGCCTGCGGCCCGCCCCCTATCTCGCCTCGCGCGGCATGAGCTGGATCCAGCGCCTGACCGACGAGACGATGCCTGACGAGGCGCTGGAGGACTATCTGCGCGAGAGCCACCGGCTGGTCGCGGCGGGGCTGACGAAGCGGGCCAGGGCGGAGCTGGGGCTGACGCCCTGA
- a CDS encoding GGDEF domain-containing protein gives MSDHALPLSPSDDLAERVVAAMREHGSPTYPRAFEVWYAHLSGEMPAISMAMQAIITGSEGKVGVADIDQLYDRFIGTERLARHAERTSLQVLGEIDGLMALVDKALDSSERYHGRLCAMSEDVPAPADRQKLREWVEALVMSTREEVTRKTKLEAQLRDSSNEIRNLREALESTRAEALTDPLTGLANRRHFEEMLQKSIDQATLRREPFALVMADIDFFKQFNDAHGHLTGDQVLRLVARTMKDKFKDKAIITRFGGEEFAVILPDADLIAGKFGAETVRQALLTRELVKRSTNENLGRITISLGVASYARGDTAASLTERADQALMAAKRTGRNRTVTEDAVDSVSRVA, from the coding sequence ATGAGCGACCACGCACTGCCCCTCTCTCCATCGGACGACCTCGCCGAACGTGTCGTCGCTGCAATGCGCGAGCATGGTTCGCCGACCTATCCGCGCGCCTTCGAAGTCTGGTACGCCCATCTCAGCGGCGAAATGCCTGCGATCAGCATGGCGATGCAGGCCATCATCACGGGCAGCGAAGGCAAGGTCGGTGTCGCCGACATCGACCAGCTCTATGACCGCTTCATCGGCACCGAGCGGCTGGCGCGCCATGCCGAGCGGACCAGCCTGCAGGTTCTGGGCGAAATCGACGGGCTGATGGCGCTCGTCGACAAGGCGCTGGATTCGAGCGAGCGCTATCATGGGCGCCTCTGCGCCATGTCCGAGGACGTGCCCGCGCCCGCCGACCGCCAGAAGCTGCGCGAATGGGTCGAGGCGCTGGTGATGTCGACCCGCGAGGAGGTCACGCGCAAGACCAAGCTCGAGGCGCAGCTGCGCGACAGCTCCAACGAGATCCGCAATCTCCGCGAGGCGCTGGAGTCGACGCGGGCGGAAGCCCTCACCGATCCGCTGACGGGCCTCGCCAACCGCCGCCATTTCGAGGAGATGCTGCAGAAGTCGATCGATCAGGCGACGCTGCGGCGCGAGCCCTTCGCGCTGGTGATGGCCGATATCGACTTCTTCAAGCAGTTCAACGATGCCCATGGCCACCTCACCGGTGACCAGGTGCTGCGTCTCGTCGCCCGCACCATGAAGGACAAGTTCAAGGACAAGGCGATCATCACCCGCTTCGGCGGCGAGGAGTTCGCCGTCATCCTGCCCGATGCCGATCTCATCGCGGGCAAGTTCGGGGCCGAGACGGTGCGCCAGGCGCTGCTGACGCGCGAACTGGTCAAGCGCTCGACCAACGAGAATCTCGGGCGCATCACGATCTCGCTGGGCGTGGCGAGCTATGCCCGCGGCGACACGGCGGCGTCCCTGACCGAGCGGGCCGACCAGGCGCTAATGGCGGCCAAGCGCACCGGCCGCAACCGCACGGTCACCGAGGACGCGGTCGACTCGGTCAGCCGCGTCGCCTGA
- a CDS encoding PhzF family phenazine biosynthesis protein codes for MRRYAYETVDVFTETRFGGNQLAVFTDARGLSDAEMQSLAAEMNYSETTFVLPPADPANTARVRIFTRTHEMPFAGHPNVGTAFVLARHGRDSGGVLRFEEIAGLVTVKVASDAAGEITGATIAAPQPLSTGVALPAEAIAACAGLKPEDVLVSRHKPIRASVGVFFVLAEVAPEALARATPDLTQFRALRDATPGLEGRLSLFLYVRDGQSIRARMFAPISGTWEDPATGSASATLAALLLSIDGCDSATFTLTQGAEMGRPSLLQITARREADGIRATVGGSCVPVFRGEALL; via the coding sequence ATGCGCCGCTACGCCTACGAGACCGTCGACGTCTTCACGGAGACCCGCTTCGGCGGCAACCAGCTCGCGGTCTTCACCGATGCGCGCGGGCTGTCGGACGCCGAGATGCAGTCGCTCGCCGCCGAGATGAACTACAGCGAGACGACCTTCGTGCTGCCGCCGGCGGACCCGGCCAACACGGCGCGCGTCCGCATCTTCACCCGCACCCACGAGATGCCCTTCGCCGGCCATCCCAATGTCGGCACCGCGTTCGTGCTGGCCCGCCATGGCCGCGACAGCGGCGGCGTGCTGCGCTTCGAGGAGATCGCCGGCCTCGTCACGGTCAAGGTGGCCAGCGACGCCGCCGGCGAGATCACCGGCGCCACCATCGCCGCGCCGCAGCCGCTTTCGACCGGCGTCGCGCTGCCGGCCGAGGCGATCGCGGCCTGCGCTGGGTTGAAGCCCGAGGACGTCCTCGTCAGCAGGCACAAGCCGATCCGCGCCTCGGTCGGCGTCTTTTTCGTCCTGGCGGAGGTGGCGCCCGAGGCGCTGGCGCGCGCCACGCCCGACCTCACCCAGTTCCGCGCCCTGCGTGACGCCACGCCCGGTCTGGAAGGGCGCCTGTCGCTGTTCCTCTATGTCCGCGACGGCCAGTCGATCCGCGCCCGCATGTTCGCGCCGATCAGCGGCACCTGGGAGGACCCGGCCACCGGCAGCGCCAGCGCGACGCTGGCAGCCTTGCTGCTCTCGATCGACGGCTGCGACAGCGCGACCTTCACGCTGACGCAGGGCGCCGAGATGGGCCGCCCGAGCCTGCTGCAGATCACCGCGCGACGCGAGGCCGACGGCATCCGCGCCACCGTCGGCGGCTCCTGCGTGCCGGTGTTCAGGGGCGAGGCGCTGCTGTAA